Proteins encoded in a region of the Esox lucius isolate fEsoLuc1 chromosome 9, fEsoLuc1.pri, whole genome shotgun sequence genome:
- the vasna gene encoding vasorin a isoform X1, whose translation MCVQEHVCACARDPADRGAQTDVASGTGRVRLHSCSHGNTSQVSGAQNLTPKGSSTMLSFLHLIFFLFCSPASVLSIPGCPEECACPSQGSVFCIQRRSSFIPRDLPTSVKELYVFQNGIDTLAEDDFTDLGELKMLDLSQNKLTEVPDGVFGPLASLQNLDLSSNSITHISKDCFSGLVHLERLYLHSNRIESIQTEAFEGLEGLLELKLQGNQLTSLPTLRLPALLLLDLSFNSLPDLGPQDLQTPHLESLKVASLGLTTLDPDLMASMGNLHDLDVSQNKLEGMPEALKVTRGLIRLSLATNPIGELRTEDFQTMVGLQDLDLSGLKLQGLPHGFFQLFPKLAQLTVAENPFNCLCPLAWFPVWLKENSVDLGRPEETRCHFPPLNAGKVLAQLEHQDFGCSPTTTVAPSVLRDESSPPPPLQTTSPSTTHTNDIPPPPPFPSDGPSLAGTASESRPPAPPPASPTSASRDHICPANICLNGGTCRFDPLGQLGCLCLRGTTGLYCENLSNHKPPPRQPTSPEESASVVDGVLISAPDISSRLVTSTSILVDLHSFMKTRPHIRGIKLTYCNLSGPDQRPMYLNVPASYPEYTLRGLRPNSTYSVCASPLEERVNGGSGGGSAAEGGSCMEARTEGSPQASSLGPQVDDQSQLSHTLIPALAALALVMGVAVVAGLVLYLRRRRAKAAHVELEGGEPGPMELEGVKVSLENGVGGTKGAAITPCHTSTPNQPQNGGMSHPQNSAFEYEVPLMQGQGHVSSNNNVATLSPSYF comes from the exons AATTTGACACCAAAGGGCTCCAGCACAATGCTAtccttcctccacctcatcTTCTTCCTGTTCTGCTCCCCTGCCTCCGTCCTCTCCATCCCTGGCTGCCCAGAGGAGTGCGCCTGTCCTAGCCAAGGCTCTGTTTTCTGTATCCAGCGCCGGTCCAGTTTTATCCCCCGTGACCTCCCTACATCTGTCAAAGAACTCTACGTCTTTCAGAATGGCATTGATACCTTAGCCGAGGATGACTTCACAG ACTTGGGAGAACTGAAGATGCTGGATTTGTCACAAAACAAACTCACCGAGGTCCCTGATGGAGTCTTCGGACCTCTAGCTTCTCTTCAGAATCTAGATTTGTCCTCTAACTCCATTACCCACATCTCCAAGGATTGCTTCTCTGGATTGGTGCATCTCGAACGGCTGTATCTCCATAGTAACCGCATTGAGAGCATCCAAACTGAGGCTTTCGAGGGTCTAGAGGGCCTTCTAGAACTAAAGCTCCAGGGAAACCAGCTGACCAGTCTACCGACGCTCCGTCTGCCCGCACTTCTCCTTCTTGATCTCAGCTTCAACTCCCTTCCCGACTTGGGTCCCCAAGACCTCCAGACGCCCCACCTCGAGTCGCTCAAAGTGGCCTCTTTGGGGCTCACCACCTTGGACCCGGACCTGATGGCCTCCATGGGTAACCTACACGACCTGGATGTGTCTCAGAACAAGCTGGAAGGAATGCCTGAGGCCCTGAAGGTCACCCGGGGACTCATCCGACTCAGCCTGGCCACCAACCCCATAGGGGAGCTCAGAACCGAGGACTTCCAG ACGATGGTGGGTCTCCAAGATTTGGACCTCAGTGGGTTAAAACTCCAGGGCTTACCCCACGGTTTCTTCCAGCTCTTCCCCAAGCTGGCCCAACTCACGGTGGCCGAGAACCCCTTTAACTGCCTCTGTCCTCTGGCCTGGTTCCCTGTCTGGCTGAAGGAGAATAGTGTGGATCTGGGACGCCCTGAAGAAACCCGCTGTCACTTTCCCCCGTTGAACGCTGGCAAG GTGCTGGCGCAGTTAGAGCATCAGGACTTCGGGTGTTCGCCGACGACCACAGTCGCGCCGAGTGTCTTAAGGGACGAAagcagccccccccctcccttgcaGACTACATCTCCAAGCACCACCCACACGAACGACATCCCCCCGCCGCCACCCTTCCCTAGCGACGGACCATCTTTAGCCGGGACGGCCAGTGAGAGCCGCCCCCCTGCCCCACCTCCAGCTTCACCGACCTCCGCTTCGAGGGACCACATCTGCCCCGCGAACATCTGCCTCAACGGAGGTACCTGCCGCTTCGACCCCCTGGGCCAGCTCGGATGTCTTTGTCTCAGGGGAACCACAGGCCTCTACTGTGAGAACCTGTCCAACCACAAGCCCCCTCCTCGCCAACCGACCTCCCCTGAGGAGTCGGCCTCCGTGGTCGACGGCGTTTTGATCTCTGCCCCGGATATCAGTTCCCGTCTGGTGACCTCCACGTCCATCCTTGTCGACCTCCACAGTTTCATGAAGACGCGGCCGCACATCCGCGGGATCAAACTGACCTACTGCAACCTCTCGGGGCCCGACCAACGTCCCATGTACCTCAACGTCCCCGCCTCCTACCCTGAGTACACCCTCCGAGGGCTACGGCCCAACTCCACATATTCCGTGTGCGCCAGCCCCCTGGAGGAGAGGGTGAACGGGGGCAGTGGTGGAGGTAGCGCTGCCGAGGGTGGGTCATGTATGGAGGCCCGCACAGAGGGCAGTCCCCAGGCCTCGTCCTTGGGGCCCCAGGTGGATGACCAAAGCCAGCTGTCCCACACTCTCATCCCAGCCTTGGCTGCCCTCGCCCTGGTCATGGGCGTGGCTGTGGTGGCTGGGCTGGTGCTCTACCTCAGAAGGAGACGGGCTAAAGCCGCCCACGTGGAGCTGGAGGGGGGCGAACCCGGGCCGATGGAACTGGAGGGTGTAAAGGTTAGTCTTGAGAACGGTGTTGGGGGTACCAAGGGGGCGGCTATCACCCCCTGTCACACCTCCACACCAAACCAACCACAAAATGGTGGAATGTCACATCCACAGAACAGTGCCTTTGAATACGAGGTTCCCCTCATGCAGGGGCAGGGACATGTTTCATCCAATAACAACGTGGCAACCTTGAGTCCATCGTATTTCTAG
- the vasna gene encoding vasorin a isoform X2, whose protein sequence is MLSFLHLIFFLFCSPASVLSIPGCPEECACPSQGSVFCIQRRSSFIPRDLPTSVKELYVFQNGIDTLAEDDFTDLGELKMLDLSQNKLTEVPDGVFGPLASLQNLDLSSNSITHISKDCFSGLVHLERLYLHSNRIESIQTEAFEGLEGLLELKLQGNQLTSLPTLRLPALLLLDLSFNSLPDLGPQDLQTPHLESLKVASLGLTTLDPDLMASMGNLHDLDVSQNKLEGMPEALKVTRGLIRLSLATNPIGELRTEDFQTMVGLQDLDLSGLKLQGLPHGFFQLFPKLAQLTVAENPFNCLCPLAWFPVWLKENSVDLGRPEETRCHFPPLNAGKVLAQLEHQDFGCSPTTTVAPSVLRDESSPPPPLQTTSPSTTHTNDIPPPPPFPSDGPSLAGTASESRPPAPPPASPTSASRDHICPANICLNGGTCRFDPLGQLGCLCLRGTTGLYCENLSNHKPPPRQPTSPEESASVVDGVLISAPDISSRLVTSTSILVDLHSFMKTRPHIRGIKLTYCNLSGPDQRPMYLNVPASYPEYTLRGLRPNSTYSVCASPLEERVNGGSGGGSAAEGGSCMEARTEGSPQASSLGPQVDDQSQLSHTLIPALAALALVMGVAVVAGLVLYLRRRRAKAAHVELEGGEPGPMELEGVKVSLENGVGGTKGAAITPCHTSTPNQPQNGGMSHPQNSAFEYEVPLMQGQGHVSSNNNVATLSPSYF, encoded by the exons ATGCTAtccttcctccacctcatcTTCTTCCTGTTCTGCTCCCCTGCCTCCGTCCTCTCCATCCCTGGCTGCCCAGAGGAGTGCGCCTGTCCTAGCCAAGGCTCTGTTTTCTGTATCCAGCGCCGGTCCAGTTTTATCCCCCGTGACCTCCCTACATCTGTCAAAGAACTCTACGTCTTTCAGAATGGCATTGATACCTTAGCCGAGGATGACTTCACAG ACTTGGGAGAACTGAAGATGCTGGATTTGTCACAAAACAAACTCACCGAGGTCCCTGATGGAGTCTTCGGACCTCTAGCTTCTCTTCAGAATCTAGATTTGTCCTCTAACTCCATTACCCACATCTCCAAGGATTGCTTCTCTGGATTGGTGCATCTCGAACGGCTGTATCTCCATAGTAACCGCATTGAGAGCATCCAAACTGAGGCTTTCGAGGGTCTAGAGGGCCTTCTAGAACTAAAGCTCCAGGGAAACCAGCTGACCAGTCTACCGACGCTCCGTCTGCCCGCACTTCTCCTTCTTGATCTCAGCTTCAACTCCCTTCCCGACTTGGGTCCCCAAGACCTCCAGACGCCCCACCTCGAGTCGCTCAAAGTGGCCTCTTTGGGGCTCACCACCTTGGACCCGGACCTGATGGCCTCCATGGGTAACCTACACGACCTGGATGTGTCTCAGAACAAGCTGGAAGGAATGCCTGAGGCCCTGAAGGTCACCCGGGGACTCATCCGACTCAGCCTGGCCACCAACCCCATAGGGGAGCTCAGAACCGAGGACTTCCAG ACGATGGTGGGTCTCCAAGATTTGGACCTCAGTGGGTTAAAACTCCAGGGCTTACCCCACGGTTTCTTCCAGCTCTTCCCCAAGCTGGCCCAACTCACGGTGGCCGAGAACCCCTTTAACTGCCTCTGTCCTCTGGCCTGGTTCCCTGTCTGGCTGAAGGAGAATAGTGTGGATCTGGGACGCCCTGAAGAAACCCGCTGTCACTTTCCCCCGTTGAACGCTGGCAAG GTGCTGGCGCAGTTAGAGCATCAGGACTTCGGGTGTTCGCCGACGACCACAGTCGCGCCGAGTGTCTTAAGGGACGAAagcagccccccccctcccttgcaGACTACATCTCCAAGCACCACCCACACGAACGACATCCCCCCGCCGCCACCCTTCCCTAGCGACGGACCATCTTTAGCCGGGACGGCCAGTGAGAGCCGCCCCCCTGCCCCACCTCCAGCTTCACCGACCTCCGCTTCGAGGGACCACATCTGCCCCGCGAACATCTGCCTCAACGGAGGTACCTGCCGCTTCGACCCCCTGGGCCAGCTCGGATGTCTTTGTCTCAGGGGAACCACAGGCCTCTACTGTGAGAACCTGTCCAACCACAAGCCCCCTCCTCGCCAACCGACCTCCCCTGAGGAGTCGGCCTCCGTGGTCGACGGCGTTTTGATCTCTGCCCCGGATATCAGTTCCCGTCTGGTGACCTCCACGTCCATCCTTGTCGACCTCCACAGTTTCATGAAGACGCGGCCGCACATCCGCGGGATCAAACTGACCTACTGCAACCTCTCGGGGCCCGACCAACGTCCCATGTACCTCAACGTCCCCGCCTCCTACCCTGAGTACACCCTCCGAGGGCTACGGCCCAACTCCACATATTCCGTGTGCGCCAGCCCCCTGGAGGAGAGGGTGAACGGGGGCAGTGGTGGAGGTAGCGCTGCCGAGGGTGGGTCATGTATGGAGGCCCGCACAGAGGGCAGTCCCCAGGCCTCGTCCTTGGGGCCCCAGGTGGATGACCAAAGCCAGCTGTCCCACACTCTCATCCCAGCCTTGGCTGCCCTCGCCCTGGTCATGGGCGTGGCTGTGGTGGCTGGGCTGGTGCTCTACCTCAGAAGGAGACGGGCTAAAGCCGCCCACGTGGAGCTGGAGGGGGGCGAACCCGGGCCGATGGAACTGGAGGGTGTAAAGGTTAGTCTTGAGAACGGTGTTGGGGGTACCAAGGGGGCGGCTATCACCCCCTGTCACACCTCCACACCAAACCAACCACAAAATGGTGGAATGTCACATCCACAGAACAGTGCCTTTGAATACGAGGTTCCCCTCATGCAGGGGCAGGGACATGTTTCATCCAATAACAACGTGGCAACCTTGAGTCCATCGTATTTCTAG